The following coding sequences lie in one Miscanthus floridulus cultivar M001 chromosome 9, ASM1932011v1, whole genome shotgun sequence genomic window:
- the LOC136484210 gene encoding ribulose bisphosphate carboxylase/oxygenase activase, chloroplastic-like, whose translation MAAAFSTVGAPASTPSRSSFLGKKLNKQQVSAAAVNYHGKSSSSAADRFKVMAAKEVDETKQTDGDRWKGLAFDISDDQQDITRGKGMIDSLFQAPMGDGTHVAVLSSYDYISQGQKTYSMDNTMDGFYIARGFMDKLVVHLSKNFMKLPNIKVPLILGIWGGKGQGKSFQCELVFAKIGIIPIMMSAGELESGNAGEPAKLIRQRYREAADLISKGKMSCLFINDLDAGAGRMGGTTQYTVNNQMVNATLMNIADNPTNVQLPGMYNKVDNARVPIIVTGNDFSTLYAPLIRDGRMEKFYWAPTREDRIGVCKGIFRTDGVDEEHVVQLVDTFPGQSIDFFGALRARVYDDEVRRWVAETGVENIAKKLVNSKEGPPTFEQPKMTIEKLLEYGHMLVAEQENVKRVQLADKYLNEAALGAANEDAMKTGNFFK comes from the exons ATGGCGGCCGCCTTCTCCACCGTCGGAGCTCCG gccTCCACCCCGAGCAGGAGCAGCTTCCTCGGGAAGAAGCTCAACAAGCAGCAGGTGTCTGCGGCGGCCGTGAACTACCATGGCAAGAGCTCCAGCAGCGCCGCCGACAGGTTCAAGGTGATGGCGGCCAAGGAGGTGGACGAGACGAAGCAGACGGACGGGGACAGGTGGAAGGGCCTGGCCTTCGACATCTCGGACGACCAGCAGGACATCACCAGGGGCAAGGGCATGATCGACTCCCTCTTCCAGGCGCCCATGGGGGACGGCACCCACGTCGCCGTGCTCAGCTCCTACGACTACATCAGCCAGGGCCAAAAGACTTACAGCATGGACAACACCATGGATGGCTTCTACATAGCCAGGGGCTTCATGGACAAGCTCGTCGTCCACCTCTCCAAGAACTTCATGAAGCTGCCGAACATCAAG GTTCCCCTGATCCTGGGTATCTGGGGAGGCAAAGGTCAGGGGAAATCCTTCCAATGCGAGCTTGTCTTCGCCAAGATAGGCATCAT CCCCATCATGATGAGCGCCGGAGAGCTGGAGAGCGGCAACGCTGGAGAGCCCGCCAAGCTCATCAGGCAGCGGTACCGTGAGGCCGCCGACCTCATCTCCAAGGGCAAGATGTCCTGcctcttcatcaacgatctcgaCGCCGGCGCGGGTCGCATGGGCGGCACCACCCAGTACACGGTGAACAACCAGATGGTGAACGCCACCCTGATGAACATCGCCGACAaccccaccaacgtgcagctcccGGGGATGTACAACAAGGTGGACAACGCCCGGGTTCCCATCATCGTCACCGGCAACGACTTCTCCACTCTGTACGCGCCACTCATCCGCGACGGCCGTATGGAGAAGTTCTACTGGGCGCCCACCCGCGAGGACCGCATCGGCGTGTGCAAGGGCATCTTCCGCACCGACGGCGTCGACGAGGAGCACGTCGTCCAGCTGGTCGACACCTTCCCGGGGCAGTCCATCGACTTCTTCGGCGCCCTGCGTGCCCGGGTGTACGACGACGAGGTGCGCCGGTGGGTTGCTGAGACCGGCGTCGAGAACATCGCCAAGAAGCTCGTCAACTCCAAGGAGGGGCCGCCGACGTTCGAGCAGCCCAAGATGACGATCGAGAAGCTCTTGGAGTACGGCCACATGCTGGTGGCGGAGCAGGAGAACGTCAAGCGTGTGCAGCTTGCTGACAAGTACCTCAACGAGGCTGCTCTTGGTGCAGCCAACGAGGACGCCATGAAGACTGGCAACTTCTTCAAGTAG
- the LOC136484211 gene encoding uncharacterized protein gives MEHQAIAASLSASACCCSCSLPFHWCCSSILKACGRGEEWIFVRFRDHHYFRGDDILHISFEELHQLYHMDALDKSIISSFCLLQMSELQRIQDTSVGFIDPYIVFKTDIIAKEQWVSEAQKNIMMFFMKQHDKTTILFSYNFEFHWILIVIDLNSSRLVILNSLRKERALYQDMIDIIQGVWKEFIRQHRKDCKAPLNVVEIPWCLR, from the exons ATGGAACACCAGGCAATCGCAGCTTCTTTGTCCGCGTCGG cttgctgttgttcttgctctctccccttccattggtgttgctcttcgattttgaag gcgtgtggcaggggtgaggagtggatctttgtcagatttagagaccatcattacttccgtggcgatgacatcttacatattagtttcgaagaattgcatcaactataccacatggacgctctggacaaatcaatcattagctccttttgttt attacagatgtcagagctccaaagaatacaagacaccagtgttggcttcattgatccttatatcgtattcaaaaccgatattattgccaaggagcagtgggtatctgaagcacagaagaatatcatgatgttcttcatgaagcagcacgacaagacaacaatacttttctcgtacaactttga gtttcactggatactcattgtcattgatttaaactcaagtcggttagtaatcttgaactcattgagaaaagagcgggcactataccaagatatgatagacattatccaggg ggtttggaaagagtttattcggcaacaccgcaaggattgcaaggcaccacttaatgtagttgaaatacca tggtgtttgcggtag